The proteins below are encoded in one region of Bremerella sp. P1:
- a CDS encoding TetR/AcrR family transcriptional regulator: MTKPTSHEPEKAKPGRPPVYTEKERCQRLLTAAEQVFTTTGYGAATMEEIAKSAGMSKKTLYALYPDKEHLFAAMVGGLWDSPWENDQSQVIDAGAELRRRLHAMVQFIMTARQVRLTRLLISEAERTPKLARDFHDRVISKARRYLAEAVERARDEGVGPQIDDVDQMTATLLGAALARNHLGALFGRKPKATKKQLEDQVDTALRLLGY; the protein is encoded by the coding sequence ATGACGAAACCCACATCCCACGAACCTGAGAAGGCCAAACCGGGCCGTCCACCGGTTTACACCGAAAAAGAACGCTGTCAGCGACTGTTAACGGCAGCAGAACAGGTGTTCACCACGACGGGGTATGGTGCGGCGACGATGGAAGAAATCGCCAAATCGGCTGGGATGTCCAAGAAGACACTCTATGCGCTGTACCCGGACAAGGAACATTTGTTCGCCGCGATGGTAGGCGGATTGTGGGACTCTCCCTGGGAAAACGACCAATCGCAGGTCATTGATGCAGGGGCCGAGCTTCGTCGTCGCTTGCATGCGATGGTGCAGTTCATCATGACGGCGCGGCAAGTCCGCCTGACGCGGCTGTTGATCTCGGAAGCCGAACGCACGCCGAAACTGGCCCGCGACTTTCACGATCGCGTGATCTCCAAAGCCCGCCGCTACCTGGCCGAAGCGGTCGAACGTGCCCGCGACGAAGGTGTCGGCCCGCAGATCGACGACGTTGATCAAATGACCGCAACGCTCCTGGGTGCCGCGCTGGCCCGTAATCATCTGGGGGCACTGTTCGGTCGAAAACCAAAGGCTACCAAGAAACAGCTGGAAGACCAGGTCGACACGGCGCTGCGGCTTTTGGGGTACTAA
- the ilvB gene encoding biosynthetic-type acetolactate synthase large subunit, whose amino-acid sequence MLGADIMIESLVRHGVEVLFAYPGGCSMPLHQALTRYKDKIRTILPRHEQGGCFAAQGLARSTGKVGAAMATSGPGATNLVTAIADAKLDSIPLIAISAQVPRAVIGSDAFQETPIVEVCRGITKHHYLVTDIKDLCRIMKEAFHIATTGRPGPVLIDIPKDVQLEQTVPDWDCEMDLPGYNVTSRLAKPEQIRQVAAAIKRAKRPIIYAGGGIITSEASEELRELVKKTGIPTTMTVMGLGVLPNSDPLSLDMLGMHGTVYANLAVSECDLLIGLGVRFDDRVTGKLAEFAKDAKIVHIDIDPGELNKNKIAHIPIVSDLKPALKMLNEVVEAPEDISDWVAHCQDMKKKDPLTYNKDFDGILQQHAIAELSRITQDRETIISVGVGQHQMWAAQFYQFKKPRTWMSSSGLGTMGFGLPAAMGAQAANPDALCIDIEGDGSFQMNIQELATCYCENLPVKVLLLNNQHLGMVVQWEDRFMAGNRAHTYLGPIHHEEWYGKGEDIYPKETYPNFVQIAKGYGCGGATIRAKADLLPALEEMIAYDGPYVLDVQVPYQEHVLPMIPSGMTVKEMIKS is encoded by the coding sequence ATGCTAGGCGCCGACATTATGATCGAATCGCTGGTACGACATGGCGTAGAAGTACTCTTCGCTTATCCCGGCGGTTGCAGCATGCCGTTGCATCAGGCCCTGACGCGTTACAAAGACAAGATCCGCACGATCCTTCCTCGTCACGAACAGGGCGGCTGTTTCGCAGCTCAAGGTTTGGCTCGTTCGACTGGTAAGGTTGGTGCTGCCATGGCGACCAGTGGTCCCGGCGCAACCAACCTCGTTACGGCCATTGCCGATGCCAAGCTCGACAGCATTCCGCTGATCGCCATCAGTGCCCAGGTTCCGCGTGCCGTGATCGGTAGCGATGCGTTCCAGGAAACGCCGATTGTCGAAGTTTGTCGCGGTATCACCAAGCATCACTATCTGGTGACCGACATCAAAGACCTGTGTCGGATCATGAAGGAAGCCTTCCACATCGCCACGACCGGCCGACCTGGCCCCGTGCTGATCGATATTCCGAAAGACGTCCAGCTCGAACAAACGGTGCCTGACTGGGACTGCGAAATGGATCTGCCTGGCTACAACGTCACGTCGCGTCTGGCCAAGCCTGAACAAATCCGCCAGGTCGCTGCCGCGATCAAGCGCGCCAAGCGTCCGATCATCTACGCTGGTGGTGGTATCATCACCTCGGAAGCTTCCGAGGAGCTGCGTGAGTTGGTCAAGAAGACGGGCATTCCCACCACGATGACCGTGATGGGTTTGGGCGTGCTCCCGAACTCCGATCCGCTGTCGCTCGACATGCTCGGCATGCACGGTACCGTTTACGCCAACCTGGCCGTGAGCGAGTGCGACCTGTTGATCGGCTTGGGCGTTCGCTTCGACGACCGCGTGACCGGCAAGCTTGCTGAGTTTGCCAAGGACGCCAAGATCGTCCACATCGACATCGACCCAGGCGAACTCAACAAAAACAAGATCGCCCACATTCCGATCGTTAGCGATCTGAAGCCAGCACTCAAGATGCTGAACGAAGTGGTCGAAGCCCCTGAGGATATCTCCGACTGGGTGGCCCACTGCCAGGACATGAAGAAGAAAGATCCGTTGACCTACAACAAGGACTTCGACGGAATCTTGCAGCAGCACGCTATCGCCGAGCTTTCGCGCATCACGCAAGACCGCGAAACGATCATCTCGGTCGGCGTCGGCCAGCACCAGATGTGGGCGGCTCAGTTCTACCAGTTCAAGAAGCCACGCACCTGGATGTCCAGCAGCGGTCTGGGCACCATGGGCTTCGGCCTGCCAGCTGCCATGGGTGCTCAGGCAGCCAACCCAGATGCCCTGTGTATCGACATCGAAGGGGACGGCAGTTTCCAGATGAACATCCAGGAACTGGCAACCTGCTATTGCGAAAACCTGCCAGTGAAGGTGCTGCTCCTTAACAATCAGCACCTGGGCATGGTGGTCCAGTGGGAAGACCGCTTCATGGCCGGTAACCGAGCCCACACCTACCTGGGCCCGATTCACCACGAAGAATGGTACGGCAAGGGTGAAGACATCTACCCGAAAGAGACTTACCCGAACTTCGTCCAGATCGCCAAGGGCTACGGCTGTGGTGGTGCAACGATCCGCGCCAAGGCCGACTTGCTTCCTGCCTTGGAAGAGATGATCGCCTACGACGGCCCCTACGTCCTGGACGTTCAAGTTCCTTACCAAGAACACGTCCTGCCAATGATCCCAAGCGGCATGACCGTGAAGGAAATGATCAAGTCGTAA
- a CDS encoding glycosyltransferase family 2 protein yields the protein MSTSLLTPNCGASTWEPIDDHPLDLAPFEFRLADAEELTEEVLSDGHDTTGVDYPLPHDFRLSVIVPVFNEENTIATVIQRLMQLPFRTEIAIVDDGSTDGTRSVLARLAHFCDLKIFYHPNNQGKGAAIRTALPEVTGDVVVIQDADMEYNPQDLVQVIRPIVTGEADVAYGSRFLAHNGTSKETSWIRQLGNQTLTCISNCLTGLHLTDMQTALKAFPRKVIQQVNLQENRFGIEPEITAKLAKRNYRFTERPVTYNAQDWSASNKISWKDGLAALWCILRYRMAD from the coding sequence ATGAGCACCAGCTTACTAACACCAAACTGCGGAGCATCTACCTGGGAACCGATCGACGACCATCCGCTCGATCTGGCCCCGTTCGAATTTCGACTGGCTGATGCCGAGGAACTGACGGAAGAAGTTCTGTCGGATGGCCACGACACGACCGGCGTCGACTATCCACTACCGCATGATTTCCGCCTGTCGGTGATCGTGCCCGTTTTCAACGAAGAAAATACGATCGCGACCGTGATCCAGCGGCTGATGCAGTTGCCATTTCGCACCGAAATTGCCATTGTCGACGACGGCAGTACGGACGGAACACGCAGCGTGCTGGCCCGCTTGGCTCACTTTTGCGATCTGAAGATCTTCTATCATCCCAATAACCAAGGCAAAGGTGCAGCGATTCGTACGGCCTTGCCAGAAGTGACTGGCGATGTGGTCGTCATCCAAGATGCCGACATGGAATACAATCCCCAAGATCTCGTGCAGGTGATTCGTCCCATCGTCACAGGCGAAGCGGACGTCGCTTACGGATCTCGATTCCTCGCGCACAACGGCACCTCGAAGGAAACCTCTTGGATTCGTCAGCTAGGCAATCAAACGCTGACCTGCATTTCCAACTGCTTGACCGGACTGCACCTGACCGACATGCAGACCGCTCTGAAAGCCTTTCCTCGTAAAGTCATTCAGCAGGTCAACTTGCAGGAGAATCGCTTTGGCATCGAACCGGAAATCACCGCCAAACTGGCCAAGCGAAACTATCGCTTCACCGAACGACCCGTGACGTACAACGCTCAGGACTGGTCGGCCAGCAATAAGATTAGCTGGAAAGATGGGCTAGCAGCGTTGTGGTGCATCCTGCGGTATCGAATGGCAGACTGA
- a CDS encoding serine/threonine-protein kinase, which produces MYQEFVELWAADSPPDLGSFISRVSPDERFDLFRQLVMLDVCERQKRGLEAGKAYYSGRFPEFQPLIENAFERLLEQLGETRGSDAKDTQTNFALDQTASHGDPHTQHLWDALQDCQAHPNEVIGLQAGEYQFLELIAQGGMGTVYRARHRTLDRLAAIKLMRPEASTDRFIREAKLLARIRSPHVVSVYDFSVLPKGSPLIVMEWVEGIDLKRIIKESSEPIPEEKIVQWMQQVCEGMNAAARLGVTHRDVKPSNILIDRDGYALVADFGLARSGISSTDFSISGNMMGTPLYMAPEQAEDPRNVDVRSDIYAFGGTFYHAVTGQPPFVGETAFSILFKHKMEPIVPPKTHNPNISERVNDIIERCLAKSPRDRFQSFDEILMQLRDPSESISPWQFSDSKILQSFRAMFEDQKSDYIHEPEKFMRPDPYYLPNGRRLEIVCGDVTKQHVDAIVSSTDCCLSLDLGLAKAVSDAGGPLIEFDIRRLGINRVPPGRVVVTPGSELPALYVFHSVTRSEVTGVTPSRDLISEIVSNCMYNATTLGIESIAFPLIGTGISRFTAEVCLDTLFRNLVRRLLYEPTSLKVARIVIRPTKDKEQIV; this is translated from the coding sequence TTGTATCAAGAATTCGTCGAGCTTTGGGCCGCGGACTCTCCGCCGGACCTCGGGAGTTTTATATCCCGCGTTTCCCCGGACGAGCGATTCGATCTCTTTCGTCAGCTGGTCATGCTGGATGTCTGCGAACGCCAGAAGCGAGGGCTCGAAGCAGGCAAAGCTTATTACAGCGGTCGCTTTCCTGAATTTCAGCCCCTCATCGAAAATGCCTTCGAACGTCTCTTGGAACAGTTAGGGGAAACTCGCGGATCAGACGCGAAGGACACTCAGACAAATTTTGCGCTCGATCAAACAGCCTCTCACGGCGATCCCCATACCCAACACTTATGGGACGCCTTGCAAGACTGCCAGGCTCATCCCAACGAAGTCATCGGGCTACAAGCAGGCGAGTATCAGTTCCTCGAACTCATTGCCCAGGGTGGTATGGGAACCGTTTATCGTGCTCGCCACCGCACGCTCGATCGCTTGGCCGCAATCAAGTTGATGCGTCCCGAAGCGTCAACCGATCGCTTCATCCGCGAAGCAAAACTGTTAGCCCGCATCCGTTCGCCACACGTCGTATCTGTCTACGATTTCTCCGTTCTCCCCAAAGGCTCGCCGTTGATCGTGATGGAGTGGGTCGAAGGTATCGATCTCAAACGCATCATCAAGGAGAGTTCCGAGCCAATCCCAGAAGAGAAGATCGTCCAATGGATGCAGCAGGTTTGCGAAGGAATGAACGCGGCCGCCAGGCTCGGTGTCACCCATCGTGACGTAAAGCCCTCGAACATCTTGATCGACCGCGATGGTTACGCACTGGTAGCCGACTTTGGATTGGCTCGCAGCGGTATCTCATCGACCGACTTTTCTATCTCGGGAAACATGATGGGAACGCCTCTTTACATGGCGCCTGAGCAAGCAGAAGACCCTCGCAATGTCGACGTGCGAAGCGATATTTACGCATTCGGTGGAACGTTCTACCACGCCGTGACGGGGCAGCCACCGTTTGTCGGCGAGACGGCCTTCAGCATCTTGTTCAAACACAAGATGGAACCGATCGTTCCACCTAAGACCCACAACCCGAACATATCAGAACGCGTCAACGACATCATCGAACGCTGCCTGGCAAAGAGTCCTCGTGATCGCTTTCAGTCGTTCGACGAAATTCTTATGCAACTGCGGGACCCTTCCGAGAGCATCTCGCCGTGGCAGTTCAGCGACAGCAAGATCCTTCAATCGTTCCGAGCAATGTTCGAGGATCAAAAGAGCGACTATATCCATGAACCTGAAAAGTTCATGCGTCCCGATCCATACTATCTGCCCAACGGCCGCCGTCTGGAAATCGTGTGTGGAGATGTCACCAAGCAACATGTCGATGCCATCGTGAGCTCAACCGATTGTTGCTTGTCTCTCGACCTAGGATTGGCCAAAGCGGTCAGCGACGCAGGCGGCCCACTGATCGAGTTCGACATCCGGCGTCTGGGCATTAACCGTGTTCCGCCTGGACGCGTAGTTGTCACCCCAGGCAGCGAACTACCGGCGCTGTATGTGTTTCACTCGGTCACACGTAGCGAAGTCACCGGCGTTACCCCCAGCCGCGACTTGATCTCCGAAATCGTCTCGAACTGCATGTACAACGCCACGACGCTTGGGATCGAGTCGATCGCGTTTCCCTTGATCGGTACTGGTATCAGTCGATTCACAGCTGAGGTCTGTCTCGATACGCTCTTCCGAAACCTGGTCCGCCGACTTCTCTATGAGCCCACCAGCTTAAAGGTGGCCCGGATCGTTATTCGACCCACTAAGGATAAAGAGCAAATCGTCTAA
- a CDS encoding class I SAM-dependent methyltransferase, whose amino-acid sequence MPSINTDNLDVNSGHQVYTPKLLRWYDLIVHGVSNRWFWSCPTQLLEAWFDDHATNNHLDIGVGTGFFLDRCSVFSPDARIGLLDANPNCLAAAAKRIERYHPETIQANLAEPFEQLTEPFTSVSLMYVLHCLPGDQAFRKRVIEHASAVLTKDGKLFGATLLGKPSPTSWLGRQVMASYNRKGIFGNEQDTLESLKEVLETSLVDIEIQQVGSVALFVGRNS is encoded by the coding sequence ATGCCTTCAATAAACACCGATAATTTGGATGTCAATTCAGGACATCAGGTTTACACGCCGAAGCTGCTGCGCTGGTACGACTTGATTGTGCACGGGGTATCGAATCGTTGGTTTTGGAGTTGTCCAACGCAGCTGTTAGAAGCCTGGTTCGACGACCACGCGACGAATAACCATCTCGATATTGGAGTGGGGACCGGTTTCTTCCTTGATCGCTGCTCGGTGTTTTCACCCGATGCACGCATTGGCCTGTTAGATGCGAATCCCAACTGCTTGGCGGCGGCCGCCAAGCGAATAGAGCGTTACCATCCGGAAACGATTCAGGCGAATCTTGCTGAGCCGTTTGAGCAGCTAACCGAGCCCTTTACGTCGGTCTCGCTCATGTATGTGCTGCACTGCTTGCCAGGTGATCAAGCGTTCCGCAAGCGAGTCATCGAGCATGCCAGTGCTGTCTTAACGAAGGATGGAAAACTCTTCGGTGCGACGCTGTTAGGCAAGCCAAGTCCGACTTCTTGGTTGGGGCGACAGGTGATGGCCTCGTACAACCGCAAAGGAATCTTTGGCAACGAGCAAGACACGCTGGAATCGCTAAAGGAGGTTCTCGAGACCAGTCTGGTGGATATCGAGATCCAGCAGGTTGGCTCAGTAGCTTTGTTTGTAGGCCGCAACAGCTAA
- a CDS encoding MauE/DoxX family redox-associated membrane protein: MSTTPTETNEARSATDRAFLLYQRLVALFLLILVGVTYPLWIDQTVFPAVPIVSDLCAIPGLADLILLASLIAILVTVQILGPQSSKASWLWIASSIVLILCFFLNQHRFQPWAYQFAVLGMIFGLAPPRSARRLTMWISLSIYFYSALSKLNPSFVNELGSDFLVTFSSIIGTSLSPDQLATWKWLALGFPLFELLAFVLLLIRRTRKIGVVAACLMHIGLIVVLGPLGLSHSWGVLTWNVFFFLQAILLFGFPDPTEEIGPTREVKRRLLTAQIICGCVLLFPTLELIGLGDPWPAWGLYASHVGRTHLFISRHAADRLPEPMRAYVDTDSSDDLFVPVRLEKWSLETTGAPIYPGQRFTFAVARAFVNKTDTANSVRLVLESPSGRLQDDREADTFAGDKIAMEADRRFWLNTKPRDAFLDAP; the protein is encoded by the coding sequence GTGAGCACGACCCCCACAGAAACTAACGAGGCTCGATCCGCTACGGATCGAGCCTTCTTACTTTACCAGCGGCTGGTTGCCCTCTTTCTGCTCATCCTAGTCGGCGTGACCTACCCTCTCTGGATCGACCAGACCGTATTCCCAGCCGTTCCCATCGTCAGTGATTTGTGCGCCATCCCTGGTCTGGCAGACCTCATCCTATTGGCATCGCTCATCGCAATATTGGTCACCGTCCAGATACTTGGGCCTCAATCATCGAAGGCTTCATGGCTTTGGATCGCCAGTTCCATAGTCCTGATTCTCTGCTTCTTCCTGAATCAACATCGCTTCCAACCTTGGGCCTACCAGTTTGCCGTATTGGGTATGATCTTTGGCCTCGCCCCACCGCGAAGTGCCCGGCGGTTGACGATGTGGATTTCGCTGAGCATCTATTTCTACTCGGCGTTATCCAAGCTAAACCCATCTTTCGTCAACGAACTGGGCTCCGACTTCCTGGTGACCTTTAGCTCGATCATTGGCACTTCCCTGTCGCCAGATCAACTGGCAACTTGGAAATGGCTGGCACTGGGGTTCCCCCTGTTTGAGCTGCTCGCGTTCGTGCTACTACTCATACGACGAACGAGAAAAATCGGGGTGGTCGCGGCCTGCCTGATGCATATCGGCCTGATTGTGGTACTTGGCCCCCTCGGGCTTTCTCACAGCTGGGGCGTGCTGACTTGGAATGTATTCTTCTTCCTGCAAGCGATTCTTCTATTTGGTTTTCCCGATCCAACCGAAGAGATCGGACCAACTCGAGAGGTCAAGCGAAGGCTACTCACCGCACAAATCATTTGCGGCTGTGTGCTCCTCTTTCCCACGTTGGAATTGATTGGACTCGGCGATCCTTGGCCTGCCTGGGGGCTGTATGCTTCGCACGTCGGACGAACACATCTCTTCATTTCGCGGCATGCGGCCGATCGCTTGCCGGAGCCCATGCGGGCGTACGTTGACACCGACTCGTCGGATGACTTATTCGTTCCCGTCCGACTCGAGAAGTGGTCTCTAGAGACAACTGGTGCCCCGATCTATCCTGGCCAACGCTTCACGTTTGCCGTGGCACGTGCTTTCGTCAACAAGACCGATACGGCAAATTCGGTGCGGCTTGTCCTTGAATCACCATCGGGACGACTTCAGGACGATCGCGAAGCCGACACCTTCGCAGGAGATAAGATCGCGATGGAAGCCGATCGCCGGTTCTGGCTGAATACGAAGCCGCGTGACGCCTTTCTGGATGCCCCTTAG
- a CDS encoding ABC transporter permease, producing the protein MGIEDTIQPLSEWLLPIPGQQLGGLLTFLIALVILIVCGLVFGFIVSVFRNGPFEAFYAVFGTAVKSVPELLSISPRRVWAMTWLAFQEAIRKKALLVFALFMVVLLFAGWYINPSAEQPVRLYLTFVLTFPKWLVLLLVIALSVFSLPDDIKRRTIYTIYTKPVLPSELFLGRLFGFVGVGTIVLFAMALVSYIFLLQGFNHTHYINADELVAGENGTLIGETTEAAGHKHAITVYPDGNGETDRTHEHRHAISTNEGASGDEKYVVHGPTDMFQARVRHIGTVRFLDRSGKNAAPRGINVGKEWEYFSYIEGGTFGAAIFSFEDVNEGMLTEVTEGDETKQMLPVEFNLSVFRTYKGIITEGIRGNYYLKNPETGARSIAIPFTAKEVSDLHYIPRTLSNFKADSEKPELDLLEDLATEDGGRLELWIQCVEPGQYFGVAQNTVYILEANRNFTMNYVKCYLGIWFQVILVITFGLVFSTFLNGPVALLASFLALGYGSIAGEVKGLARNVIFGEKTGWYGGGPAEAMVRLFTQKNIMTELGDYFWVDVVKGIDMVFAFMIYAFVNMLPDYGMFDTQGFVVDGYNIPFAVVTEQLVTVLGFLIALVAVGYFFLKSKEIAA; encoded by the coding sequence ATGGGGATTGAAGATACTATCCAGCCGCTGAGCGAGTGGCTCCTTCCCATCCCGGGGCAGCAACTTGGCGGGCTCCTCACCTTCTTGATTGCCCTGGTAATCCTGATCGTCTGCGGTCTGGTGTTCGGGTTTATCGTGTCGGTGTTCCGCAATGGACCGTTCGAGGCCTTCTATGCTGTGTTCGGGACGGCCGTCAAATCGGTTCCCGAACTGCTTTCGATTTCGCCTCGCCGTGTGTGGGCCATGACCTGGCTCGCATTTCAGGAAGCGATCCGAAAGAAAGCCCTGCTGGTATTCGCCCTGTTTATGGTCGTGCTCTTGTTCGCCGGTTGGTATATCAACCCAAGTGCCGAGCAACCGGTGCGTCTTTATCTCACCTTCGTGCTGACCTTTCCCAAGTGGCTGGTCCTGCTGCTGGTGATCGCATTGAGCGTTTTCAGTCTGCCTGACGATATCAAACGCCGCACGATATACACCATCTATACTAAGCCTGTTCTACCGAGCGAATTGTTCCTGGGACGTCTGTTCGGTTTCGTCGGTGTGGGAACGATCGTGCTGTTTGCAATGGCACTGGTTTCCTACATCTTCCTGCTGCAGGGCTTCAACCACACGCATTACATCAACGCTGACGAACTGGTCGCTGGCGAGAACGGTACGCTGATCGGCGAGACAACCGAAGCGGCAGGTCACAAGCACGCCATCACCGTCTATCCTGACGGCAACGGAGAAACAGACCGCACCCACGAACACCGTCACGCAATCAGTACCAATGAAGGAGCCAGCGGCGACGAGAAATATGTGGTGCATGGTCCAACCGACATGTTCCAGGCCCGTGTGCGACACATCGGCACGGTCCGCTTCCTCGATCGTTCCGGTAAGAATGCAGCCCCGCGCGGCATCAACGTCGGTAAAGAATGGGAATACTTCAGCTACATCGAAGGTGGTACTTTCGGTGCCGCGATCTTTAGCTTTGAAGACGTCAACGAAGGTATGCTCACCGAAGTCACCGAGGGTGACGAAACGAAGCAGATGCTTCCCGTCGAATTCAACCTGAGCGTTTTCCGAACCTACAAAGGGATCATCACCGAAGGTATCCGCGGCAACTATTACCTGAAGAACCCAGAGACGGGTGCTCGCAGCATCGCGATTCCCTTCACGGCCAAGGAAGTGTCCGACCTTCACTACATTCCTCGCACGCTCTCGAACTTCAAGGCCGATTCCGAAAAGCCTGAACTCGACTTGCTGGAAGACCTGGCTACCGAGGATGGAGGCCGACTGGAACTGTGGATTCAGTGCGTCGAACCGGGTCAGTACTTTGGCGTCGCTCAAAACACGGTTTACATCCTGGAAGCCAACCGCAATTTCACGATGAACTACGTCAAATGCTACTTAGGCATTTGGTTCCAGGTGATCCTGGTCATTACGTTTGGCTTGGTGTTCAGCACCTTCCTGAATGGTCCTGTGGCCCTACTGGCTTCGTTCCTGGCACTCGGCTATGGCAGTATCGCCGGAGAGGTGAAGGGCTTGGCCCGAAACGTGATCTTCGGCGAGAAAACCGGTTGGTACGGGGGTGGTCCGGCGGAAGCCATGGTGCGACTATTCACACAGAAGAACATCATGACCGAACTCGGCGACTACTTCTGGGTAGACGTCGTCAAAGGGATCGACATGGTCTTCGCCTTCATGATTTACGCCTTTGTCAACATGCTGCCTGACTACGGCATGTTCGATACGCAAGGTTTCGTTGTCGACGGATATAACATTCCATTCGCCGTCGTCACGGAACAACTCGTCACGGTTCTCGGCTTCCTGATCGCCCTGGTGGCGGTCGGTTACTTCTTTCTGAAATCGAAAGAAATCGCGGCATGA
- a CDS encoding ABC transporter ATP-binding protein: protein MASVETQPQASNSSSDNEVIIETRNLTKIYRDFWGRQKVRALKALDLEVRRGEIFGLLGPNGSGKSTTMKLLLGLLFPTSGQALVFGQDPTSIATKERIGYLPEESYLYRFLDARETLNFYGQLFNMPADVRQKRVNDLIEMVGLKWAERRQLKEYSKGMTRRIGLAQALINDPELIFLDEPTTGLDPIGIREMKDLILKLKEEGKTVLVTSHQLADLQDVADRIAILHQGELKELGRVDALLKVSDETQIRAKGVSEEAKAEIRAILEREHAENISVENPTTTLEELFLNIVRESEARPGRRAGSDRS from the coding sequence ATGGCATCGGTAGAAACTCAACCGCAAGCGTCAAATTCCTCGTCCGACAACGAAGTCATTATCGAAACGCGTAATCTGACCAAGATTTACCGCGACTTCTGGGGGCGTCAAAAAGTCCGAGCTCTGAAAGCACTCGACCTGGAAGTGCGTCGTGGCGAAATCTTCGGCCTGCTAGGCCCGAATGGTTCCGGCAAGTCGACGACCATGAAGCTTTTGCTGGGTCTACTCTTTCCGACCAGCGGTCAGGCCCTGGTCTTCGGACAAGATCCGACCAGCATCGCCACCAAGGAACGCATCGGTTATCTCCCGGAAGAGTCCTACCTCTATCGGTTCCTTGATGCCCGCGAAACACTCAACTTCTACGGCCAGCTGTTCAACATGCCAGCCGATGTCCGCCAGAAGCGGGTCAACGACCTGATCGAGATGGTGGGTCTGAAGTGGGCCGAACGTCGCCAGCTGAAGGAATACTCTAAGGGTATGACTCGCCGCATCGGTCTGGCCCAGGCTTTGATCAACGATCCCGAACTGATCTTCCTGGACGAACCGACTACCGGCTTAGACCCAATCGGTATTCGCGAGATGAAGGACCTCATCCTGAAATTGAAGGAAGAGGGTAAGACGGTCCTGGTGACAAGCCACCAACTGGCCGACCTCCAGGACGTTGCCGACCGAATCGCTATCTTACACCAGGGTGAACTCAAAGAACTCGGTCGCGTGGATGCACTGCTGAAGGTGAGTGACGAAACCCAGATTCGAGCCAAGGGCGTTAGCGAGGAAGCCAAGGCCGAGATTCGAGCGATCCTCGAACGGGAACATGCCGAGAACATCTCGGTCGAGAACCCAACCACCACGCTGGAAGAACTCTTCCTGAATATCGTCCGTGAGAGTGAAGCCCGACCTGGTCGCCGCGCCGGTTCGGACCGTTCTTAG